In the Primulina huaijiensis isolate GDHJ02 unplaced genomic scaffold, ASM1229523v2 scaffold40731, whole genome shotgun sequence genome, one interval contains:
- the LOC140969321 gene encoding ABC transporter B family member 15-like, translated as MAYYGSRLVMYHGAQGGTVFAVGAAIAIGGLSLGSGLSNVKYFSEASAAGERIRAVIQRVPKIDSDSMQGQVLQNVSGEVQFKDVAFAYPSRPDSKIFEDFNLKIPAGKAMALVGGSGSGKSTVIALLQRFYDPLSGEIQVDGVAIDKLQLKWLRSQMGLVSQEPALFATTIKENILFGKENASMEEVAEAAKASNAHNFITQLPQGYDTQVGERGVQMSGGQKQRIAIARAIIKAPKILLLDEATSALDSESERVVQEALDKAAVGRTTIIIAHRLSTIRNVDLIAVVQNGHVHEIGSHDELIGDRNGIYTTLVRLQQTNRTEDLVKANQSHVGSASISNADVHSMSSQSLTMVSQSSSANSGALNRGGDLGFVTPTDQVFSTPSFKRLLAMNLPEWKQATLGCIGAILFGAIQPLYAFQMGSMISVYFLPDHNVIEEKTKIYALSFMGLAVFSLLINICQHYNFAAMGENLTKRIRERMLSKMLTFEIGWFDKDENATGAVCSRLAKDANVVRSLVGDRMALLIQTCSAVIIACTMGLAIAWKLALVMIAVQPFIIICFYLKRVLLRNMSVKAMKSQEESSKLAAEAVSNLRTVTAFSSQARILRMLEKAQEGPQKESLRQSWFAGIGLGMSQSLMTCSWGLDFWYGGKLLAEGFLGAEALFQTFMILVSTGRVIADAGTMTNDLAKGADAVGSVFAVLDRYSLIEPEDPDGYKADKLTGHVELEDVDFAYPARPNTIIFKSFSIDIEPGKSTALVGQSGCGKSTIIGLIERFYDPLKGTVKIDGRDIKSYHLRSLRDNIALVSQEPTLFAGTIRKNITYGASEDIDEVEVIEAAKAANAHDFIAGLKDGYETFCGDRGLQLSGGQKQRIAIARAILKNPAILLLDEATSALDTQSEKVVQDALERVMVGRTSVVVAHRLSTIQNCDSIAVLDKGKVLEKGTHSSLLSIGANGAYYALVNLQRTPTDSTNIGN; from the exons ATGGCTTATTATGGCAGCAGATTGGTTATGTACCACGGTGCACAAGGTGGCACCGTTTTCGCAGTCGGAGCAGCAATTGCTATCGGGGGCCT ATCATTAGGTTCAGGTTTATCCAATGTCAAATATTTTTCCGAGGCAAGTGCTGCAGGGGAGCGAATAAGGGCAGTCATCCAGCGAGTGCCTAAGATAGACTCGGATAGTATGCAAGGTCAAGTGCTACAAAACGTGTCTGGAGAGGTCCAATTCAAGGATGTTGCGTTCGCTTACCCCTCGAGACCGGATAGCAAAATCTTCGAAGACTTTAACTTGAAAATCCCGGCGGGGAAGGCGATGGCATTGGTTGGAGGGAGTGGGTCAGGGAAGTCGACAGTGATCGCTCTGTTGCAAAGATTTTACGACCCACTCAGTGGCGAAATTCAAGTTGATGGTGTGGCCATCGACAAGTTGCAACTCAAGTGGTTAAGGTCACAAATGGGGTTGGTTAGTCAAGAGCCAGCACTCTTCGCCACAACCATTAAAGAAAACATACTTTTTGGGAAGGAGAATGCATCGATGGAGGAGGTTGCGGAGGCTGCCAAAGCTTCCAATGCTCATAACTTCATTACTCAGCTGCCTCAGGGTTATGATACTCAG GTTGGCGAGAGAGGAGTACAAATGTCCGGAGGGCAGAAACAGAGAATCGCCATAGCCAGAGCCATCATCAAGGCACCTAAAATCCTCCTCCTCGACGAGGCCACGAGTGCTCTCGACTCCGAATCCGAAAGGGTGGTCCAAGAGGCACTCGACAAGGCCGCAGTTGGCCGCACCACCATCATAATCGCACACCGCCTCTCCACCATTCGGAACGTTGATCTTATCGCTGTTGTGCAGAATGGACATGTCCATGAAATCGGTTCACACGATGAGCTCATCGGAGATCGCAATGGCATATACACTACACTCGTTCGTCTCCAACAAACCAACAGAACCGAAGATCTTGTGAAAGCTAATCAAAGTCATGTTGGATCAGCGTCGATCTCCAACGCTGATGTTCACAGCATGAGTAGCCAAAGCCTGACTATGGTTAGCCAGTCTAGTTCAGCTAATTCTGGTGCACTTAACCGCGGGGGAGACTTGGGTTTTGTCACTCCTACTGATCAAGTTTTTTCTACGCCCTCATTTAAAAGATTGCTAGCCATGAATTTGCCAGAGTGGAAGCAAGCGACATTAGGGTGTATAGGGGCCATCTTGTTTGGCGCCATTCAGCCCTTATATGCATTCCAAATGGGATCAATGATATCCGTATATTTTCTTCCGGATCATAACGTAATAGAGGAAAAGACGAAGATATACGCTTTGAGTTTTATGGGGCTTGCTGTTTTCTCTCTTTTGATCAATATTTGCCAGCATTATAATTTTGCAGCAATGGGGGAGAATCTGACCAAGAGGATTAGAGAAAGAATGCTGTCAAAGATGCTCACATTCGAAATCGGGTGGTTCGATAAAGATGAGAATGCTACCGGCGCTGTTTGCTCTCGACTAGCCAAAGATGCCAATGTG GTGAGGTCTTTAGTTGGTGACAGAATGGCTCTTTTGATCCAAACTTGTTCAGCCGTGATCATTGCTTGCACAATGGGACTTGCCATCGCATGGAAGCTTGCATTAGTAATGATTGCCGTGCAACCCTTTATTATAATTTGCTTCTATTTAAAGAGAGTCTTGCTCAGAAACATGTCTGTAAAGGCCATGAAATCCCAAGAAGAAAGTAGCAAGCTGGCAGCAGAAGCCGTCTCCAATCTCCGAACCGTGACAGCCTTTTCCTCCCAGGCTCGAATTCTCCGAATGCTCGAGAAAGCACAAGAAGGGCCGCAAAAGGAGAGCCTACGCCAGTCATGGTTTGCTGGAATCGGGCTCGGGATGTCCCAAAGCCTCATGACTTGCAGTTGGGGGTTGGATTTTTGGTATGGCGGAAAACTTttagcagaagggttccttggcGCAGAAGCATTGTTCCAGACTTTCATGATCTTGGTGAGCACAGGACGTGTTATAGCCGATGCTGGAACGATGACCAATGATCTCGCGAAAGGCGCTGATGCCGTTGGGTCAGTTTTCGCGGTGCTGGACCGATATTCATTGATTGAACCTGAAGATCCGGATGGTTACAAGGCTGATAAGCTAACAGGCCATGTTGAGCTAGAAGATGTCGATTTCGCTTACCCTGCACGACCTAACACGATCATTTTTAAAAGCTTCTCAATTGATATCGAGCCAGGGAAATCAACAGCGTTGGTCGGACAAAGCGGCTGTGGAAAATCAACCATCATAGGCCTGATCGAAAGATTCTACGACCCTTTGAAAGGTACCGTGAAAATAGATGGCCGAGACATCAAATCATACCACCTAAGGTCATTAAGAGATAACATCGCCCTCGTCAGCCAAGAGCCGACGCTCTTCGCGGGCACCATACGGAAAAACATCACATACGGAGCATCGGAAGACATCGACGAGGTGGAGGTCATCGAGGCAGCGAAGGCCGCAAACGCCCACGACTTCATCGCTGGGCTAAAAGACGGATACGAAACCTTCTGCGGCGACAGAGGGCTGCAACTATCCGGCGGCCAGAAGCAACGTATTGCCATAGCACGCGCCATCCTGAAAAACCCGGCAATCTTGCTGCTGGACGAGGCTACCAGCGCGTTGGACACACAATCGGAGAAGGTGGTGCAAGATGCATTGGAGAGAGTTATGGTGGGGAGGACTAGTGTGGTGGTGGCACACAGGCTAAGCACAATACAGAATTGTGATAGCATTGCTGTTTTGGACAAGGGGAAAGTGTTGGAAAAGGGGACACACTCTTCGTTGCTGAGCATAGGGGCGAATGGAGCTTATTATGCACTTGTTAATCTACAGAGAACGCCTACCGATAGCACTAACATAGGGAACTAA